A part of Saccharomyces paradoxus chromosome I, complete sequence genomic DNA contains:
- the GDH3 gene encoding glutamate dehydrogenase (NADP(+)) GDH3 (NADP(+)-dependent glutamate dehydrogenase~similar to YAL062W), whose amino-acid sequence MASEPEFQQAYDEIVSSVEDSKIFEKFPQYKKVLPIVSVPERIIQFRVTWENDKGEQEVAQGYRVQFNSAKGPYKGGLRFHPSVNLSILKFLGFEQIFKNALTGLDMGGGKGGLCVDLKGKSDNEIRRICYAFMRELSRHIGKDTDVPAGDIGVGGREIGYLFGAYRSYKNSWEGVLTGKGLNWGGSLIRPEATGFGLVYYTQAMIDYATNGKESFEGKRVTISGSGNVAQYAALKVIELGGIVVSLSDSKGCIISETGITSEQIHDIATAKIRFKSLKEIVDEYSTFSESKVKYLAGARPWTHVSNVDIALPCATQNEVNGDEAKALVASGVKFVAEGANMGSTPEAISVFETARSTATNAKDAVWFGPPKAANLGGVAVSGLEMAQNSQKVTWTAERVDQELKKIMINCFNDCIHAAQEYSTEKNINTLPSLVKGANIASFVMVADAMLDQGDVF is encoded by the coding sequence ATGGCGAGCGAACCTGAGTTTCAGCAGGCTTACGATGAGATCGTCTCCTCAGTAGAGGattctaaaatttttgaaaaattcccACAGTATAAAAAAGTGCTACCTATTGTTTCTGTTCCGGAGAGGATTATCCAATTCAGAGTTACGTgggaaaatgataaaggCGAGCAAGAAGTGGCACAGGGATACAGGGTGCAGTTCAATTCAGCCAAGGGACCTTACAAGGGTGGGCTACGCTTTCACCCATCGGTGAACTTGTctattttaaaatttttgggtTTTGAACAGATCTTTAAGAATGCGCTCACTGGCTTAGACATGGGCGGTGGTAAGGGTGGCCTGTGTGTGGACTTGAAAGGCAAATCCGACAACGAGATCAGAAGGATTTGTTACGCGTTCATGCGGGAACTGAGCAGACATATTGGTAAGGACACGGATGTGCCCGCGGGAGATATTGGTGTTGGTGGCCGTGAGATTGGCTACTTGTTCGGTGCTTACAGATCATACAAGAACTCCTGGGAAGGTGTCTTGACCGGTAAGGGTTTGAACTGGGGTGGCTCGCTCATCAGGCCCGAGGCCACGGGCTTCGGCCTTGTTTACTATACACAAGCAATGATCGATTATGCGACGAATGGCAAGGAGTCCTTCGAGGGTAAGCGTGTGACCATCTCCGGAAGTGGTAACGTGGCGCAATATGCAGCTTTGAAAGTCATTGAGCTGGGTGGTATCGTGGTGTCGTTGTCCGATTCGAAAGGGTGCATTATCTCCGAGACGGGCATCACTTCAGAGCAAATCCACGATATCGCAACGGCCAAGATCCGTTTCAAGTCGTTGAAGGAAATTGTCGATGAGTATTCTACCTTCAGCGAGAGCAAGGTGAAGTACCTTGCGGGGGCACGCCCATGGACGCACGTGAGCAACGTGGACATCGCCCTACCCTGTGCTACCCAAAACGAGGTTAATGGTGACGAAGCTAAGGCCTTAGTAGCATCCGGCGTGAAGTTCGTGGCGGAAGGTGCTAACATGGGCTCTACACCCGAGGCTATTTCTGTTTTCGAAACAGCGCGCAGCACTGCAACCAATGCCAAAGATGCAGTATGGTTCGGGCCACCAAAAGCAGCTAACCTGGGCGGCGTAGCAGTATCCGGCCTAGAAATGGCTCAGAACTCCCAAAAAGTAACTTGGACCGCTGAGCGAGTCGATCAAGAactaaagaagataatgatCAACTGCTTCAACGACTGTATACACGCCGCACAAGAGTACTCTACggagaaaaatattaacaCCTTGCCATCATTGGTCAAGGGGGCCAACATTGCCAGCTTCGTCATGGTAGCTGACGCAATGCTGGACCAGGGAGACGTTTTTTAG
- the BDH2 gene encoding putative dehydrogenase BDH2 (medium-chain alcohol dehydrogenase with similarity to BDH1~similar to YAL061W) has translation MRALAYFGKGDIRFTNHLKEPRIVAPDELLIDIAWCGICGTDLHEYTDGPIFFPEDGHTHEISHNPLPQAMGHEMAGTVLEVGPGVTHLKVGDKVVVEPTGTCRDRYRWPLSPNVDKEWCAACKKGYYNICSYLGLCGAGVQSGGFAERVVMNESHCYKVPDFVPLDVAALIQPLAVCWHAISVCEFKAGSTALIIGAGPIGLGTILALNAAGCRDIVVSEPAKVRRELAEKMGARVYDPTTHAAKESIDYLRSIAEGGDGFDYTFDCSGLEVTLNAAIQCLTFRGTAVNLAMWGHHKIQFSPMDITLHERKYTGSMCYTHHDFEAVIEALEEGRIDVARARHMITGRVNIEDGLSGAILKLINEKESTIKIILTPNNHGELNREADNEKKEISELSSRKDQERLRESINEAKLRHT, from the coding sequence ATGAGAGCTTTAGCGTATTTCGGTAAAGGTGACATCAGGTTCACCAATCATTTGAAGGAGCCACGAATCGTGGCTCCCGATGAGCTTTTGATTGATATCGCATGGTGTGGTATTTGCGGTACGGACTTGCACGAGTACACAGATGGCCCTATCTTCTTTCCAGAGGACGGGCACACGCATGAGATTAGTCATAACCCATTGCCGCAGGCGATGGGCCACGAGATGGCTGGTACGGTTTTGGAGGTGGGGCCTGGTGTGACCCACTTGAAGGTCGGTGACAAGGTAGTTGTCGAGCCCACGGGTACATGCAGGGACCGGTATCGTTGGCCCCTGTCGCCGAACGTTGACAAGGAATGGTGTGCTGCTTGCAAAAAGGGCTACTACAACATCTGTTCATATTTGGGACTTTGTGGTGCCGGTGTGCAGAGTGGTGGATTTGCAGAGCGTGTTGTGATGAACGAATCTCACTGCTACAAAGTACCGGACTTCGTACCCTTGGACGTTGCGGCTTTGATCCAGCCCTTGGCTGTGTGCTGGCATGCAATTAGCGTCTGCGAGTTCAAAGCAGGCTCTACGGCTCTGATCATTGGCGCTGGCCCCATCGGACTGGGCACTATACTAGCGTTGAACGCTGCTGGTTGCAGGGACATTGTCGTCTCAGAGCCTGCCAAGGTAAGAAGAGAATTGGCTGAGAAAATGGGTGCCAGGGTCTACGATCCAACTACACATGCTGCCAAGGAGAGCATTGACTATCTGAGATCAATTGCTGAAGGAGGTGACGGTTTTGACTACACGTTCGATTGCTCCGGGTTGGAAGTCACATTGAACGCTGCCATTCAATGTCTCACGTTTAGGGGCACTGCAGTGAACTTGGCCATGTGGGGTCATCATAAAATACAGTTTTCTCCAATGGACATCACACTGCATGAAAGAAAGTACACGGGGTCTATGTGCTATACACATCACGATTTTGAAGCAGTGATTGAGGCTTTGGAAGAAGGTAGGATCGATGTTGCCAGGGCAAGACATATGATAACGGGCAGAGTCAACATTGAGGATGGTCTCAGTGGCGCCATCCTGAAGTTGATAAACGAGAAGGAGTCTACCATCAAGATTATTCTTACTCCCAACAATCACGGAGAGTTGAACAGGGAAGCcgataatgaaaagaaagaaatttccGAGCTGAGTAGTCGCAAAGATCAGGAAAGACTACGAGAGTCGATAAACGAGGCCAAGCTGCGTCACACATGA
- the BDH1 gene encoding (R,R)-butanediol dehydrogenase (NAD-dependent (R,R)-butanediol dehydrogenase~similar to YAL060W): MRALAYFKKGDIHFTNDIPKPEIQTDDEVIIDVSWCGICGSDLHEYLDGPIFMPKDGECHPLSNAALPLAMGHEMSGIIAKVGPKVTKVKVGDHVVVDAASSCADLHCWPHSKYYNSKPCNACKKGSENLCTHAGFVGLGVISGGFAEQVVVSEHHIIPVPKEIPLDVAALVEPLSVTWHAVKISGFKKGSSALVLGAGPIGLCTILVLKGMGASQIVVSEVAERRIEMAKKLGVEVFNPSKHGNKSIEVLRGLTKSHDGFDYSYDCSGIQVTFEASLKALTFKGTATNIAVWGPKPVPFQPMDVTLQEKVMTGSIGYVVEDFEGVVHAIHNGDITMEDCKQLITGRQKIEDGWEKGFQELMDHKESNVKILLTPNNHGEMK; encoded by the coding sequence ATGAGAGCTTTGGCATATTTCAAGAAGGGTGACATTCACTTCACTAATGATATCCCTAAGCCAGAAATTCAAACCGACGATGAAGTTATTATCGACGTCTCTTGGTGTGGAATTTGTGGCTCGGATCTTCATGAGTACTTGGATGGTCCGATCTTCATGCCTAAAGATGGGGAGTGCCACCCTTTGTCCAACGCCGCTTTACCCTTGGCAATGGGCCATGAGATGTCAGGAATTATTGCCAAGGTTGGTCCTAAAGTGACAAAGGTCAAAGTGGGCGACCATGTGGTCGTTGATGCCGCTAGCAGTTGTGCAGATCTGCACTGCTGGCCACACTCCAAATACTACAATTCCAAGCCCTGTAATGCTTGCAAGAAAGGCAGTGAAAATCTATGTACACACGCTGGTTTTGTTGGGTTAGGTGTGATCAGCGGTGGCTTTGCTGAACAAGTTGTTGTCTCTGAACACCACATTATCCCCGTTCCCAAGGAAATCCCCCTAGATGTGGCTGCTTTGGTTGAACCTCTTTCTGTCACCTGGCATGCTGTTAAGATATCCGGCTTCAAGAAAGGCAGTTCAGCTTTGGTTCTTGGTGCAGGCCCCATTGGGTTGTGTACCATTTTGGTACTTAAGGGAATGGGAGCCAGTCAAATTGTAGTGTCTGAAGTTGcagaaagaagaatagaAATGGCCAAGAAACTAGGTGTTGAGGTCTTCAACCCCTCTAAGCACGGTAATAAATCCATAGAGGTCCTACGTGGTTTGACCAAGAGCCACGATGGGTTCGATTACAGTTATGATTGTTCTGGTATTCAAGTCACTTTCGAAGCCTCTTTGAAGGCATTAACTTTCAAGGGAACAGCCACCAACATTGCAGTTTGGGGCCCAAAACCTGTGCCATTCCAACCAATGGACGTGACTCTACAAGAGAAAGTTATGACTGGTTCCATCGGCTATGTTGTCGAGGACTTTGAGGGCGTTGTTCATGCCATCCACAACGGAGACATCACCATGGAAGATTGTAAGCAACTGATTACAGGTAGGCAAAAGATTGAGGACGGTTGGGAAAAGGGATTCCAAGAGTTGATGGACCATAAGGAATCCAACGTCAAGATTCTATTGACTCCTAACAATCATGGTGAAATGAAGTAA
- the ECM1 gene encoding Ecm1p (Pre-ribosomal factor involved in 60S ribosomal protein subunit export~similar to YAL059W): MAKKVSKNSRAARQSDAFDPEVRDLSELPRAEKTDLTNILIRTAAKNEALLEAKISKKANKSKRGKKINKKTLEDKLANSISSMDKDRLVKALNFTNRLDGKIAKSISRAKYIQNTRKAGWDSTNETIKKELAFLSGGLSVEVKSATEGDAKKEDEEIPEVFHSSAEDKMVQKAPANRFGVLPDDVEE, translated from the coding sequence atggcGAAAAAAGTATCAAAGAACTCTAGAGCTGCTAGACAATCGGATGCTTTTGATCCAGAAGTACGGGATTTAAGTGAACTACCTAGAGCTGAAAAAACAGATTTGACTAATATTCTGATTAGAACAGCTGCCAAGAATGAAGCATTGCTGGAAGCAAAGATTTCTAAGAAAGCCAATAAAAGTAAGAGGGGCAAGaagataaataaaaagacTTTGGAAGACAAACTAGCTAACTCTATCTCATCCATGGACAAAGACCGTTTAGTGAAGGCCTTGAATTTTACCAATCGTTTGGATGGCAAAATTGCAAAGTCCATTTCTCGTGCCAAGTACATTCAAAATACAAGAAAGGCTGGCTGGGATAGTACTAATGaaactataaaaaaagagctGGCTTTTTTGAGCGGAGGATTGTCTGTGGAGGTAAAAAGTGCGACTGAAGGTGACgctaaaaaggaagatgagGAGATTCCAGAAGTTTTTCACTCTTCAGCAGAGGATAAGATGGTACAGAAGGCTCCCGCCAACAGATTTGGTGTCCTGCCAGATGACGTTGAAGAATAG
- the CNE1 gene encoding calnexin (Calnexin~similar to YAL058W): MKFAYLWWQFLNLALVKAISLQSNVTLGNDSFWENFQAYSDTKHLNQEWTTSKATNEEGTKIYGAQWRLSQGRLQGSAWDKAVAVRTSNAAAMIGHLLKTPINVSETDTLVVQYEIKLDNSLTCGGAFIKLVSGFMNVGALENYVPDGKGVELVFGPDYCAPETNSVQFAINKVHKITHKPKLRYLQETPLSKLTDTSQSHLYTLIIDESTQSFQILIDGKTVMAREHIEDKKNVSFEPPITPPLMIPDVSVAKPHDWDDRIRIADPEVVKPSDWDEEEPLMIPDPKDTEPLEWDSSISEYILDPDAEKPSWWQEPEHGEWIPLMIKNPLCTAKHGCGQWIPRLIKNPKYKGSWEPTEVINPNYMGEWHSPETENPLYYEERQPLRIENEISGVILEFWSGSPNMLISNIYVGKNVTEAQIIGNKTWLMRDRAFRGLDDSTERKFMNNRLGNLQATFQDEKESPNPFDRIIDYVLEQPPKSLLTAAAVFLSTLVLCYVVST; this comes from the coding sequence ATGAAATTCGCGTATCTATGGTGGCAGTTTTTGAACCTAGCGTTGGTGAAAGCTATATCATTGCAATCTAACGTTACGTTGGGAAACGATTCCTTCTGGGAGAATTTTCAGGCTTACAGTGATACAAAGCATTTAAATCAGGAGTGGACCACAAGTAAAGCCACCAACGAAGAAGGCACCAAAATCTATGGTGCACAATGGCGACTATCGCAGGGTCGATTGCAAGGGTCCGCATGGGATAAAGCAGTCGCTGTTCGAACAAGCAATGCTGCAGCTATGATCGGACATCTCTTGAAGACTCCTATTAATGTTTCAGAAACGGATACCTTGGTTGTCCAGTACGAGATTAAGTTAGACAATTCTTTAACGTGCGGCGGAGCGTTTATCAAGTTAGTGTCTGGTTTCATGAACGTTGGAGCGTTGGAAAATTATGTACCAGATGGAAAGGGTGTGGAGTTGGTGTTTGGTCCAGACTATTGTGCCCCAGAAACAAACAGCGTGCAATTTGCCATCAATAAGGTTCACAAGATTACACACAAACCCAAACTAAGGTATTTGCAAGAAACGcctttatcaaaattaaCTGATACGTCTCAATCTCATCTGTACACGCTAATAATAGATGAATCTACACagtcttttcaaattctgaTTGATGGTAAGACTGTCATGGCAAGAGAACATATCgaagacaagaaaaatgtcagCTTTGAACCACCTATTACACCACCTTTAATGATCCCTGATGTTTCAGTAGCGAAACCGCACGATTGGGATGATCGCATCCGAATCGCAGATCCTGAGGTGGTGAAACCCAGTGATTGGGACGAAGAAGAGCCATTAATGATTCCAGATCCAAAAGACACTGAACCACTAGAATGGGATAGCTCCATTTCCGAATACATTCTTGACCCAGATGCTGAAAAGCCCTCCTGGTGGCAGGAACCTGAACACGGGGAATGGATACCGCTCATGATTAAAAATCCACTTTGCACTGCAAAACATGGTTGTGGCCAGTGGATACCAAGGCTGATAAAGAATCCCAAGTATAAAGGTTCATGGGAACCCACTGAAGTCATAAATCCCAATTACATGGGAGAATGGCATTCCCCAGAAACGGAAAACCCACTGTACTACGAAGAGCGCCAACCACTGCGTATCGAAAACGAGATTAGTGGCGTGATACTTGAATTTTGGAGTGGATCTCCCAACATGTTGATAAGCAATATTTATGTTGGTAAAAACGTAACAGAGGCGCAAATTATTGGGAATAAGACTTGGCTGATGAGAGATCGCGCATTTAGGGGCCTTGATGATTCCACAGAACGCAAGTTCATGAATAACAGACTAGGAAATTTACAAGCAACTTTCCAAGACGAAAAAGAATCCCCCAATCCCTTTGACCGCATCATAGATTACGTACTGGAGCAACCTCCAAAATCTCTACTTACTGCGGCGGCCGTGTTTTTGTCGACGCTGGTTCTTTGTTATGTAGTGTCTACATAG